A single window of Methylacidimicrobium sp. AP8 DNA harbors:
- a CDS encoding helix-turn-helix domain-containing protein, translating into MATDNIQQLPPGKSIGRQLREARTALGWSIQTASKATKILPEQLVALEQDDYRSFAAPAYVRNFLRTYSRVLHLNEKALLEQLDQAFLPMRRGPFPAQKPLLLMGRGDAPPKRGRTTSQMVAFLVAAGLFALMCAVGAYRVYQVASYRRPLPSESKDITGLELSPEAGSSRKPEGAVIRKRPPLPPPPLEEMEVRRALPVQSPAATPSVAEPPIRVARAIPVHPDEASAPPPEQGRPSAVESGEETDANNDNDEPSTVDAGAPAASREADLPPPTKAYHLVLQARKESWIHVNVIEDGHRRQLFAGVLHTGERKEFVGPKFQIKVANSSVVDIVLDGQTVSMASNASPAQELTLPTPTP; encoded by the coding sequence ATGGCAACCGACAACATCCAGCAGCTTCCGCCGGGGAAAAGCATCGGCCGGCAATTACGGGAGGCGCGCACGGCCCTGGGGTGGAGCATCCAAACGGCTTCCAAAGCCACCAAGATCCTGCCCGAACAGCTTGTGGCTCTAGAGCAGGACGACTACCGGAGCTTCGCCGCTCCGGCCTATGTGCGGAATTTTCTCCGCACGTATTCCCGAGTGCTCCACCTGAACGAGAAGGCGTTGCTCGAGCAGCTCGATCAAGCCTTCTTGCCGATGCGCCGAGGCCCTTTTCCGGCGCAGAAGCCGCTCCTCCTGATGGGTCGGGGGGATGCGCCTCCCAAGCGGGGGAGGACCACATCCCAGATGGTGGCTTTCCTCGTCGCCGCCGGGCTTTTCGCCCTCATGTGCGCGGTCGGCGCCTATCGCGTCTACCAGGTCGCCTCGTACCGGCGGCCCTTACCCTCCGAATCCAAGGATATCACGGGCTTGGAACTCTCTCCGGAAGCGGGCTCGTCCCGGAAGCCGGAGGGAGCGGTAATCCGCAAGCGGCCGCCGCTCCCTCCCCCGCCTCTGGAAGAGATGGAGGTTCGCCGGGCGCTGCCCGTGCAGTCGCCAGCCGCGACCCCTTCGGTTGCGGAGCCGCCGATCCGGGTAGCCCGGGCCATTCCCGTCCATCCCGACGAAGCATCGGCCCCGCCTCCGGAACAAGGGCGCCCGTCGGCCGTCGAGTCGGGGGAGGAGACGGATGCGAACAACGATAATGATGAGCCGAGCACCGTGGATGCGGGCGCCCCGGCCGCTTCTCGGGAAGCGGATCTCCCGCCTCCGACGAAAGCGTACCACCTGGTGCTGCAGGCCCGAAAGGAATCCTGGATCCACGTGAACGTCATCGAAGACGGCCACCGCCGGCAGCTTTTCGCGGGTGTCCTGCATACGGGGGAACGGAAGGAGTTTGTCGGGCCCAAGTTCCAAATTAAGGTGGCTAACAGCTCCGTCGTCGATATCGTGCTGGATGGCCAGACGGTCTCGATGGCTTCCAATGCTTCCCCGGCGCAGGAATTAACCCTTCCGACTCCGACTCCATGA
- a CDS encoding DNA translocase FtsK, with amino-acid sequence MKLWERAKSRLLTEVGSVFCFGLALILLLSLVSYQPRDIAFNQWPSQPEVGNAIGPMGAYTAFALYSLFGLGAYLIPFLLLTAGMAFSLQVRVAWSRKLLWTALFLIAASAFFNVQPYFGSGFRSWVNIGSTGGFVGELLDRPLLTPALGKTGSQIFLGIACLLLLIILYETEPIRSLLRLARWAKERWAGYQEKRLRREGVLGRIEIARRKLAEEERLLAQELSQKVSTKKENRSENRREAAPPEIVDTADRARLHTPPPAALEPGLRPVSDFLRPAAPPAGGSAGYCPPPLRLLRESPAPRKGGPGDNDLRTTGELLVKTLGSFGIESTLGTITKGPTVIRFELYPAEGVRVDRILSLQRDIARATRAEKINILAPIPGKDSVGVEIPNPNKSAVVLRDILGLPEFQQSRARLPIALGKDVYGQPLIADLAEMPHLLIAGATGSGKSVCINSLLLSLLFRFGPEELRLILVDPKQVELQIYNGIPHLIVPVVVDPKKVITALKWVILEMEKRYKLLASAGVRNIAAYNAQARKALSARRPPPAASPPPLGTEAAEEETPRPLPAIVVIVDELADLMQTASADVEVAIARLSAKARAAGIHLIVATQTPRREVVTGVIKANIPCRIAFQVSSSLDSRVILDENGAENLLGKGDFLYLPPGVGQMVRGQGAYVSEEEVAEVVDYVRAQGGATIENELHEQLAGDPAGGDLSAADRELVQKCLEIIWQERRASTSLLQRRLRLGYNRAAWVMDLLHQRGLVGPENGAKPREILADLDGPVPVA; translated from the coding sequence GTGAAGCTCTGGGAGAGAGCGAAGAGCCGCCTTCTGACGGAAGTCGGTAGCGTCTTCTGTTTCGGACTGGCCCTCATCCTGCTCTTGAGTCTTGTCTCCTACCAGCCCCGCGATATCGCCTTCAATCAGTGGCCGAGCCAGCCCGAAGTGGGTAACGCGATCGGGCCGATGGGGGCCTACACGGCCTTCGCCCTTTACTCCCTCTTCGGCCTTGGAGCCTATCTGATCCCCTTCCTGCTCTTGACCGCCGGGATGGCGTTCAGCCTGCAAGTCCGGGTGGCTTGGAGCCGAAAGCTCCTGTGGACCGCTCTCTTCTTAATCGCGGCCTCCGCATTCTTCAACGTGCAGCCCTATTTCGGCAGCGGGTTCCGATCCTGGGTGAACATCGGCAGCACGGGGGGGTTCGTCGGCGAGCTGCTCGACCGCCCTCTGCTCACCCCGGCGCTCGGGAAGACGGGGAGCCAGATCTTCCTCGGGATCGCCTGCCTGCTTTTGCTCATCATCCTCTATGAGACCGAACCGATCCGCAGCCTGCTCCGGCTCGCGCGGTGGGCGAAGGAGCGCTGGGCCGGCTACCAAGAAAAACGCCTGCGACGGGAAGGGGTTCTCGGTCGCATCGAGATCGCCCGGAGGAAGCTCGCGGAGGAAGAGCGGCTCCTCGCCCAGGAGCTCTCCCAGAAGGTGTCCACCAAGAAGGAGAACCGCTCTGAGAACCGCAGGGAGGCGGCCCCGCCCGAGATCGTCGACACAGCCGACCGCGCCCGGTTGCACACCCCCCCTCCGGCCGCTCTGGAGCCTGGCCTCCGCCCAGTGTCCGACTTTCTTCGGCCGGCGGCGCCGCCGGCCGGGGGCTCGGCCGGTTACTGCCCTCCTCCTCTACGCCTGCTGCGGGAAAGTCCCGCTCCCCGCAAGGGCGGCCCCGGCGACAACGACCTTCGCACAACCGGGGAGCTTCTCGTCAAAACTCTTGGCAGCTTCGGCATCGAGTCGACTCTCGGCACCATCACGAAGGGACCGACCGTGATCCGGTTCGAGCTCTATCCTGCGGAAGGCGTACGGGTCGACCGGATCCTGAGCCTCCAAAGGGACATCGCCCGGGCCACCCGCGCGGAGAAGATCAACATCCTGGCGCCGATTCCGGGGAAGGACAGCGTCGGGGTCGAAATTCCGAATCCGAACAAGTCGGCCGTGGTGCTCCGCGACATCCTCGGGCTGCCGGAGTTCCAGCAGAGCCGGGCGCGGCTGCCGATCGCCCTCGGCAAGGACGTCTACGGCCAACCGTTGATCGCCGACCTCGCCGAAATGCCGCACCTACTGATCGCGGGAGCCACGGGCTCGGGCAAGTCGGTCTGCATCAACTCTCTTCTGCTCTCGCTGCTGTTTCGCTTCGGCCCGGAAGAGCTGCGCCTCATCCTCGTCGATCCGAAGCAGGTCGAGCTGCAAATCTATAACGGGATCCCGCACCTGATCGTTCCGGTGGTCGTCGACCCCAAGAAAGTGATCACCGCCCTTAAGTGGGTGATCCTCGAAATGGAGAAGCGCTACAAGCTGCTGGCGTCGGCCGGCGTACGCAACATTGCCGCCTACAACGCCCAAGCTCGGAAAGCCCTCTCCGCTCGGCGGCCGCCGCCCGCGGCTTCCCCGCCTCCCCTCGGCACAGAAGCGGCCGAAGAGGAGACCCCGCGCCCGCTCCCCGCCATCGTGGTGATTGTCGATGAGCTGGCCGACTTGATGCAGACCGCCTCCGCGGACGTCGAGGTGGCGATTGCACGGCTTTCCGCAAAGGCCCGGGCGGCCGGGATTCACCTGATCGTCGCCACGCAGACGCCGCGGAGAGAAGTCGTGACGGGGGTGATCAAGGCCAACATCCCCTGCCGGATCGCCTTCCAGGTCAGCAGTTCGCTTGACTCGCGCGTCATTCTTGACGAAAATGGAGCGGAGAATCTGCTGGGCAAAGGAGACTTCCTATACTTGCCCCCGGGCGTCGGGCAAATGGTCCGAGGGCAGGGAGCCTATGTCTCGGAAGAGGAGGTGGCCGAGGTTGTGGACTACGTTCGCGCCCAAGGTGGGGCGACGATCGAGAACGAGCTCCACGAGCAGCTTGCCGGGGATCCTGCCGGCGGCGACCTGTCGGCCGCCGATCGCGAACTGGTTCAGAAGTGCTTGGAAATCATCTGGCAGGAAAGACGTGCCAGCACCTCCCTTCTGCAACGACGCCTGCGCCTTGGCTACAATCGTGCAGCTTGGGTAATGGATCTGCTGCACCAGCGAGGGTTGGTAGGGCCGGAAAACGGGGCAAAGCCCAGGGAAATTCTTGCCGATCTTGACGGCCCGGTTCCGGTCGCGTAA
- a CDS encoding superoxide dismutase, producing the protein MAYEVPQLPYSFDALEPYVSTMTMDCHYNGHHKAYVNNLNKALADHPDLAAKSPEELIRNLSAVPENIRTAVRNNGGGHVNHSMFWKMMAPRAGGEPSGKLLEQLKATFGSFAEFQAKFEAAGLARFGSGWVWLVRVPSGGLEITSTANQDNPLMEGSYPVLGCDVWEHAYYLKYQFRRGDWLKAFWNVVNWPEIERRFEAKEA; encoded by the coding sequence ATGGCGTACGAAGTCCCTCAGCTTCCCTATTCTTTCGATGCCTTGGAGCCCTACGTCAGCACCATGACGATGGATTGCCACTACAACGGCCACCACAAGGCCTACGTGAACAACCTCAACAAAGCCCTGGCCGACCATCCGGATCTGGCGGCGAAGAGCCCGGAAGAGCTGATCCGGAACTTGAGCGCCGTTCCGGAAAATATCCGCACCGCCGTGCGCAACAACGGCGGGGGCCATGTCAACCACTCGATGTTCTGGAAGATGATGGCGCCGCGCGCCGGGGGAGAGCCTTCCGGGAAGCTCCTCGAGCAGCTGAAGGCGACCTTCGGCAGCTTTGCCGAATTTCAGGCAAAGTTCGAGGCTGCGGGCTTGGCCCGATTCGGGAGCGGCTGGGTCTGGCTCGTGCGCGTTCCTTCCGGGGGTCTGGAGATCACCTCCACGGCCAATCAAGATAATCCACTCATGGAGGGCAGCTACCCCGTGCTCGGCTGCGACGTCTGGGAGCACGCCTACTACTTGAAGTACCAGTTCCGGCGCGGGGATTGGCTCAAGGCCTTCTGGAACGTAGTGAACTGGCCGGAAATCGAGCGGCGCTTCGAAGCCAAGGAAGCATAG
- a CDS encoding DUF192 domain-containing protein: MRLPEDRTERGGHPAILTPGLAWGKEVLRRRVAFLLVIMQLGPMALLPRSIASEAGPAALRLSVGTGRLTVEVARTHEELSRGLMFRRSLGEDAGMLFLLPREGVASFWMANTTIPLSVAFLDRRGEILEIHDLQPLDTRIVSSRSARVRFALEVNRDWFSRHGVRVGQPVRPEGVSWEQIVGGGQDP, from the coding sequence GTGAGACTTCCGGAGGATCGAACGGAGCGCGGCGGCCATCCGGCTATTCTTACGCCGGGCTTGGCGTGGGGCAAGGAGGTCCTTCGCCGAAGAGTTGCCTTTCTCCTCGTCATCATGCAGCTTGGCCCGATGGCGCTGCTTCCCCGCTCGATCGCCTCGGAGGCCGGGCCTGCGGCCCTGCGGCTATCCGTCGGCACGGGTCGCCTGACCGTGGAGGTGGCGCGCACGCACGAGGAGCTTTCCCGCGGGCTCATGTTCCGCCGGAGCCTGGGCGAAGATGCGGGAATGCTCTTCCTGCTTCCGCGCGAGGGGGTGGCTTCCTTTTGGATGGCGAACACGACCATTCCGCTTTCCGTGGCTTTTCTCGATCGAAGAGGGGAGATTCTCGAAATCCATGACCTTCAGCCGCTCGACACCCGCATCGTCTCAAGCCGGAGCGCGCGGGTACGCTTTGCGCTCGAAGTCAATCGCGACTGGTTTTCCCGTCACGGTGTGCGGGTGGGCCAGCCGGTCCGGCCGGAAGGAGTGAGTTGGGAGCAGATCGTCGGCGGGGGACAAGATCCGTGA
- a CDS encoding histidinol-phosphatase HisJ family protein has product MHPQGHRPQPYDRALLDPWAKAARERGIRDFVLTDHDRYHEGVDFEVFRRWREENGDLAIRLGIELDNDPRSSEAGLGWVQRNWEKLDFVLGSVHFLGDWPFDRAGEDAGFTRRPIEEIYREYAEALRRLVQRGWIDCLAHLDLIKIFGFRPKAGFLDYFEEILVLAREKDLALEISTAGWRKPVGEAYPDEAIIRRAKELGIPFTLASDAHSAFQIGEEYERLSGLLERLDIREVALFEGHRRTLVPLAAPGLRAS; this is encoded by the coding sequence ATGCATCCGCAGGGCCACCGTCCGCAGCCCTATGATCGCGCGCTGCTCGACCCATGGGCGAAAGCCGCCCGGGAACGGGGAATCCGGGACTTTGTCCTTACCGATCACGACCGGTACCACGAAGGGGTCGACTTCGAGGTCTTTCGGCGGTGGCGCGAGGAAAACGGGGACTTGGCGATTCGACTGGGGATCGAGCTCGATAACGATCCCCGGAGCAGCGAAGCGGGGCTCGGGTGGGTTCAGCGGAATTGGGAAAAGCTCGACTTCGTGCTGGGCTCGGTCCATTTCCTCGGGGATTGGCCGTTTGACCGTGCCGGAGAGGATGCCGGCTTCACCCGCCGGCCGATCGAGGAGATTTATCGGGAGTATGCCGAAGCCTTGCGGAGGCTCGTGCAGCGCGGTTGGATCGATTGCTTGGCCCATCTGGACTTGATCAAGATCTTCGGATTCCGGCCGAAGGCGGGCTTCCTCGACTACTTCGAGGAAATCTTGGTGCTCGCGCGAGAAAAGGACTTGGCGCTGGAGATCAGCACGGCAGGATGGAGAAAGCCCGTCGGCGAAGCCTATCCCGATGAAGCTATCATACGGCGGGCCAAGGAGCTGGGCATTCCCTTCACCTTGGCTTCCGACGCCCATTCCGCCTTTCAGATCGGGGAAGAGTATGAGCGGCTTTCCGGGCTGCTCGAAAGGCTGGACATTCGCGAAGTGGCCCTTTTCGAAGGGCATCGGCGGACGCTTGTTCCGCTGGCCGCGCCGGGGCTACGCGCCTCGTGA
- the hpnC gene encoding squalene synthase HpnC: MTPETAYAACRRIARHYENFPVGLLVHPALQPHIHAVYAFARLADDIADEGYGPSGRPAHPEQTPSERRKALRRFEAALHDPASAPEDPVFVALHRTIRQFDLPIRLFLDLLSAFTQDTEKRRYASFAELLDYCRRSANPIGRLVLLLHGQKEEKQLAASDAICTALQITNFWQDISVDLLKDRIYLPQDEMKRFGVTEESLFAGCAGPEFRELLAMEVRRAFRLFERGYGLIETLPCPLRWEIELTWHSGRRILEKIVDLDFDTLHHRPTLDALDAPTLLAKTIFRIRDGLTPPAEPAAPASRPSASRGA; encoded by the coding sequence GTGACTCCCGAAACAGCCTACGCCGCCTGCCGGCGCATTGCGCGACATTACGAAAACTTCCCGGTCGGCCTCCTCGTCCACCCGGCCTTGCAACCGCATATCCACGCGGTCTACGCCTTCGCGCGGCTCGCCGACGACATCGCCGACGAGGGATACGGCCCTTCCGGCCGCCCGGCCCATCCGGAACAGACGCCTTCGGAACGCCGGAAAGCCCTGCGCCGTTTCGAAGCCGCTCTCCACGATCCGGCCAGCGCGCCCGAGGACCCGGTCTTCGTGGCCCTCCACCGGACTATCCGCCAGTTCGACCTTCCGATCCGACTTTTTCTCGACCTGCTGAGCGCTTTCACCCAGGACACCGAGAAGCGGCGTTATGCCTCCTTCGCCGAGCTGCTCGACTACTGCCGTCGCAGCGCCAATCCGATCGGCCGGCTCGTCCTTCTCCTGCACGGCCAGAAGGAAGAGAAACAGCTCGCAGCTTCGGACGCGATTTGCACGGCCTTGCAGATCACCAACTTTTGGCAGGACATCTCGGTCGACCTGCTCAAGGACCGTATCTATCTCCCGCAGGACGAGATGAAGCGCTTCGGGGTCACCGAAGAGAGCCTCTTCGCCGGGTGCGCCGGCCCCGAATTCCGCGAGCTGCTCGCCATGGAGGTGCGGAGGGCCTTCCGGCTTTTCGAGCGAGGCTACGGCCTGATCGAAACCCTTCCTTGCCCTCTCCGCTGGGAGATCGAGCTCACGTGGCATTCCGGCCGTCGCATCCTCGAAAAGATCGTCGACCTCGACTTCGATACTCTCCACCATCGCCCCACCCTGGACGCCCTCGATGCACCGACCCTGCTGGCGAAGACGATCTTCCGCATCCGGGACGGCCTGACTCCGCCGGCGGAGCCGGCGGCTCCCGCAAGCCGGCCGTCGGCCTCACGAGGCGCGTAG
- the coaE gene encoding dephospho-CoA kinase (Dephospho-CoA kinase (CoaE) performs the final step in coenzyme A biosynthesis.), with protein MSVPSAMPVSSCIGLTGGIAAGKSTTSERLRRWGWFVVDSDEIAHELMAPGGETWQKLVDVFGERILNEEKAIDRKKLGSIVFRDPQLRETLNRLTHPAIIEKWRKEVADLRARNPNGKIVVSVPLLHEAGLEGEFETILCIGCSYATQLRRLLTRGLEREEAEARIKSQWPIEKKAARSDVLLWNDGSLELLEQQISRFVLVSSSP; from the coding sequence ATGAGCGTGCCTTCGGCTATGCCGGTATCCTCGTGTATCGGGCTGACCGGCGGAATCGCGGCCGGCAAGTCGACGACTTCCGAGAGGCTCCGGCGCTGGGGCTGGTTCGTAGTCGATTCGGACGAGATTGCGCATGAGCTGATGGCCCCGGGAGGGGAAACATGGCAGAAACTGGTTGACGTCTTCGGGGAGCGGATCTTAAATGAAGAAAAGGCTATCGACCGGAAAAAGCTCGGGTCGATAGTTTTTCGTGATCCTCAGCTGCGGGAAACACTAAACAGGCTCACTCACCCAGCCATTATCGAAAAGTGGCGTAAGGAAGTGGCCGATTTAAGGGCTCGGAATCCAAACGGAAAAATCGTCGTTTCGGTTCCCCTCTTGCATGAAGCAGGCCTGGAAGGAGAGTTCGAGACGATTCTCTGCATAGGTTGCTCCTATGCGACGCAGCTGCGGCGGCTTCTGACACGCGGGTTGGAAAGGGAGGAGGCGGAGGCACGGATCAAAAGTCAGTGGCCGATCGAGAAAAAGGCGGCACGTAGCGACGTGCTCCTCTGGAACGACGGTTCGTTGGAACTTCTTGAGCAGCAGATTTCCCGTTTTGTCCTCGTCTCCTCCTCGCCTTGA
- the rho gene encoding transcription termination factor Rho, giving the protein MNADEIDREKGESSKSAWAGAGQWDGGAPSEEHRPPRSGHPVRPSERRGGEQQNRKEEDGDARPPTTGQPLSLGELQRLSFAELQQKAAEYQIENPGLLRKHELIFETLRRHAQRNGPIFGEGVLEVLPEGYGFLRSPAYNYFPCPEDVYVSPALIRRNGLKKGNLVSGPIRHPKEKERYFSLLQVDLVEGEEPEKVRNRIFFDNLTPLFPNRRIFLEGKSKDPSLRVIDLVTPIGFGQRGLIVAPPRTGKTVLMQKIANAISENHPQAHLIVLLVDERPEEVTDMERSVRGEVISSTFDETPERHVQVAEMVIERAKRLAETKVDVVILLDSLTRLARAYNTLQPHSGKILTGGVDANALQKPRRFFAAARNLEEGGSVTILATALIDTGSKMDDVIFEEFKGTGNMEIHLDRALVDKRIYPAINISKSGTRKEELLYHPDEIARIHVLRRALSSVPPVEAMELLLERLRKTKSNVEFLLSMNLKE; this is encoded by the coding sequence ATGAATGCAGATGAAATCGATCGGGAGAAAGGCGAATCTTCCAAGAGCGCATGGGCGGGAGCTGGTCAGTGGGACGGGGGCGCGCCTTCCGAAGAGCACCGACCGCCTCGGAGCGGGCATCCTGTCCGGCCCTCCGAACGTCGCGGCGGAGAACAGCAGAATCGCAAGGAGGAAGATGGGGACGCGCGTCCTCCGACGACCGGCCAGCCGCTCAGCCTGGGAGAGCTCCAGCGCCTCTCCTTTGCCGAACTCCAGCAGAAAGCTGCCGAGTATCAGATCGAAAATCCCGGGTTGCTGCGGAAGCACGAGTTGATCTTCGAAACGTTGCGGCGCCATGCGCAGCGCAACGGCCCGATTTTCGGCGAAGGGGTTCTGGAGGTACTCCCCGAGGGCTACGGCTTCCTGCGATCCCCCGCCTACAACTATTTCCCTTGCCCGGAGGACGTCTACGTTTCGCCCGCCCTCATTCGGCGCAACGGCCTCAAGAAAGGGAACCTGGTCTCGGGTCCCATCCGCCATCCGAAGGAAAAGGAGCGGTATTTCTCCCTCCTCCAGGTCGATCTGGTCGAAGGGGAAGAGCCGGAGAAGGTTCGCAATCGCATCTTCTTCGATAATCTGACCCCCCTCTTCCCGAACCGCCGCATCTTCCTCGAAGGCAAGTCCAAAGACCCTTCCCTGCGCGTGATCGACCTGGTCACGCCGATCGGGTTCGGTCAGCGCGGGCTGATCGTGGCTCCGCCCAGAACCGGGAAAACGGTCCTGATGCAGAAGATCGCCAACGCAATCAGTGAAAATCACCCGCAGGCCCACCTGATCGTGCTGCTCGTCGACGAGCGTCCCGAAGAGGTCACCGATATGGAGCGCTCCGTTCGCGGCGAGGTTATCAGTTCGACCTTTGATGAGACCCCGGAAAGGCATGTCCAGGTGGCCGAGATGGTCATTGAGCGGGCGAAGCGCTTGGCGGAAACCAAGGTGGATGTGGTCATCCTGCTCGATTCGCTGACCCGGCTTGCGCGCGCCTACAACACTCTGCAGCCGCATAGCGGGAAGATCCTGACCGGCGGCGTTGACGCGAACGCCCTTCAGAAGCCGCGGCGCTTTTTTGCGGCGGCGCGGAACCTGGAAGAAGGCGGGAGCGTGACGATCCTGGCCACGGCTCTGATCGATACCGGGTCGAAGATGGACGACGTCATCTTCGAAGAGTTCAAGGGAACCGGCAACATGGAGATCCATCTCGACCGGGCGCTGGTCGACAAGCGAATCTATCCCGCGATCAACATCTCGAAGTCGGGCACACGGAAAGAAGAGCTGCTCTACCATCCCGACGAGATCGCACGGATACATGTCCTGCGCCGCGCGCTTTCCTCCGTGCCTCCCGTGGAAGCCATGGAGCTGCTGCTCGAACGGCTCCGAAAGACCAAGAGCAACGTCGAGTTTCTTCTCTCGATGAACCTCAAGGAGTAG
- the galE gene encoding UDP-glucose 4-epimerase GalE, with protein MKILVTGGAGYVGSVCVEFLLDAGIATVVVDNLSEGHRAAVDDRAAFYRLDLFDREGLFALFRAERPDAVIHFAANALVAESMRDPSTYFRNNAFHGIHLLDAMVATGVRKIVFSSSCAVYGLPLKIPIDERGETKPINPYGESKLFFEKILRWYSEIHGIIPLVLRYFNAAGASERYGEDHKEETHLIPNVLQVALGKRNVVEIYGDEFATPDGTAIRDYVHVRDLASAHLAVLRREQPGLYNVGTGEGYSVRQVIDLACKITGMAIPFEVRPPRPGDPPRLVANVQRICRELSWKPEHSRLSEIIESAWRWHQAHPDGYPDAGEAAGANEASGRS; from the coding sequence GTGAAGATCTTGGTCACCGGAGGGGCGGGGTACGTGGGAAGCGTCTGCGTCGAGTTTCTCCTGGATGCGGGCATCGCCACGGTGGTCGTCGACAATCTTTCCGAAGGACATCGGGCGGCGGTGGACGATCGCGCCGCCTTCTATCGGCTTGATTTGTTCGACCGGGAAGGGCTTTTCGCCCTGTTCCGGGCGGAGAGGCCCGATGCGGTGATCCATTTTGCGGCCAACGCTTTGGTCGCCGAGTCGATGCGGGATCCATCGACCTACTTCCGCAACAATGCCTTCCACGGAATTCACCTGCTCGATGCCATGGTGGCCACCGGGGTGCGGAAGATCGTCTTCTCTTCCTCGTGCGCCGTCTACGGCCTTCCGCTCAAGATTCCCATCGACGAGCGGGGAGAGACCAAGCCGATCAATCCCTACGGCGAATCCAAGCTCTTCTTCGAAAAAATCTTGCGCTGGTACTCGGAGATCCACGGGATCATTCCGCTCGTTTTGCGCTACTTCAACGCCGCCGGGGCCTCCGAGCGATACGGAGAAGACCACAAGGAAGAAACTCACTTGATTCCCAATGTGTTGCAGGTTGCGTTGGGAAAGCGGAATGTGGTGGAAATCTATGGGGATGAATTTGCCACACCGGATGGCACCGCGATCCGGGATTACGTGCATGTGCGCGACCTGGCGTCCGCCCACTTGGCCGTCCTGCGGCGTGAGCAGCCCGGCCTCTATAACGTAGGGACCGGGGAAGGATATTCGGTCCGGCAGGTCATCGATCTTGCGTGCAAGATCACCGGCATGGCGATTCCCTTCGAGGTCCGTCCCCCGCGTCCGGGCGACCCGCCGCGGCTGGTGGCGAACGTTCAGAGGATCTGCCGGGAGCTCTCCTGGAAACCGGAGCACTCGCGGCTTTCCGAAATCATCGAGAGCGCTTGGCGTTGGCATCAGGCGCATCCCGACGGATATCCGGATGCCGGGGAAGCGGCGGGCGCAAACGAAGCCAGCGGCCGATCATGA
- a CDS encoding serine protease: MPAAKTACPDRLPHRVAGKRRGGVRAAALLFLAAVPVSGRAGGIHLDRDDPANAAIVRIVTYQSVAGGIVRVTGTGFFVNRQGQLITNRHLLSRALFSAALGPGCEPFRVDRVLAEAGDLVMVQIALPSGIRPPCLELRKEPPVPGEPIRIEGYPLGVGLASAWGKVVGYRQKPYYGTRSFEVDAPTFSGNSGGPIVDERGQVVGVTTFRSQEGSSRLAGALCPHVLMEESRVIDLPFAVWSRRSGGADGAIGSAARGWRALQSGESEPACRYFQAALRKRGRSPLLHQGLAEALLESGRVGEAASSLCAAIKERPNDFLAHLRLAAVYRRLGKPELAAVQEAAGRRLEGAIFARIQTAVAAREQTGLAGLWQKVRYILQPPVESEPSH, translated from the coding sequence ATGCCTGCGGCGAAGACGGCTTGTCCGGATCGGTTGCCGCACCGGGTCGCTGGGAAAAGGCGAGGCGGGGTGCGTGCGGCCGCTCTGCTTTTCCTGGCGGCAGTTCCCGTCAGCGGTCGGGCCGGCGGAATACACCTGGATCGTGACGACCCCGCGAACGCGGCGATTGTCCGGATAGTTACCTATCAATCCGTCGCCGGCGGCATCGTCCGGGTTACCGGAACCGGCTTTTTCGTCAATCGCCAGGGGCAACTGATCACCAATCGGCATCTGCTCTCTCGAGCGCTCTTTTCCGCCGCGCTGGGACCCGGATGCGAACCTTTCCGCGTCGATCGGGTTCTGGCGGAGGCGGGGGACTTGGTCATGGTGCAAATCGCGCTTCCCTCCGGAATTCGGCCGCCATGCCTGGAGCTAAGGAAGGAACCCCCCGTTCCGGGCGAACCGATCCGTATCGAAGGGTATCCTCTGGGAGTAGGCCTCGCCTCGGCATGGGGGAAGGTGGTCGGCTATCGGCAGAAACCCTATTATGGGACCCGTTCCTTCGAGGTAGACGCTCCGACCTTTTCGGGGAATAGCGGAGGTCCAATCGTCGACGAGCGCGGACAGGTCGTGGGTGTGACGACGTTTCGTTCCCAGGAGGGATCGAGCAGGCTCGCCGGCGCCCTTTGCCCGCATGTCCTTATGGAAGAGAGCCGCGTCATCGATCTCCCGTTCGCCGTCTGGTCTCGGCGATCCGGAGGCGCGGATGGAGCGATCGGTTCGGCCGCCAGAGGGTGGAGAGCGCTGCAATCCGGAGAGAGCGAGCCGGCATGCCGCTATTTCCAAGCGGCACTCCGCAAGCGGGGGCGCAGCCCTTTGCTCCATCAGGGATTGGCCGAGGCGCTGCTGGAAAGCGGAAGGGTCGGGGAAGCCGCTTCGTCTCTCTGCGCCGCGATCAAAGAGAGACCGAACGATTTTCTCGCTCACCTTCGTCTTGCCGCTGTCTACCGCCGGCTCGGGAAGCCCGAGCTCGCTGCCGTCCAGGAAGCCGCCGGCCGGAGGCTCGAGGGAGCGATCTTCGCGCGGATCCAGACGGCGGTGGCAGCCAGAGAGCAGACCGGTCTAGCCGGTCTCTGGCAAAAGGTACGCTACATCCTCCAGCCTCCGGTCGAGTCCGAACCCTCGCATTAG